A portion of the Manihot esculenta cultivar AM560-2 chromosome 2, M.esculenta_v8, whole genome shotgun sequence genome contains these proteins:
- the LOC110605909 gene encoding uncharacterized protein LOC110605909: MLETELYSSRILSPFREESCDEELSVLPRHTKVIVTGNNRTKSVLVGLQGVVKKAVGLGGWHWLVLKNGVEVKLQRNALSVLARATGSEVVDEDNDVDTSSGSEICSQDHDFSSGTEFLKFRKPRVRSTRPRIPLANSTSSSGCVDAESIIHPLQSKVNLAKLSTESLRRYCRSFNLEGVHSKSTRDQMLNVVQQHFASQQPLDEVQVIEEFIKAKKRKKLADRPTE, encoded by the exons ATGTTAGAGACCGAGCTATATTCTTCTCGGATACTTTCTCCTTTCAGAGAGGAAAGTTGTGATGAAGAGCTTTCTGTGCTTCCTAGACACACCAAAGTAATTGTCACCGGAAACAACAGAACAAAGTCGGTGCTGGTTGGTTTGCAAGGCGTGGTCAAGAAGGCAGTTGGGCTTGGGGGCTGGCATTGGCTG GTTCTAAAAAATGGAGTTGAAGTTAAGCTGCAAAGGAATGCATTAAGTGTGTTGGCACGTGCCACTGGAAGTGAAGTAGTAGATGAAGATAATGATGTTGATACTAGCAGTGGCTCAGAGATTTGTTCACAGGACCATGATTTCT CTAGTGGCACCGAGTTCCTTAAATTTAGAAAGCCAAGGGTTCGCTCAACCAGGCCACGCATTCCATTAGCAAATTCAACAAGTTCTAGCGGTTGCGTAGATGCTGAATCGATTATTCATCCACTCCAATCG AAGGTGAATTTGGCAAAACTATCAACAGAATCATTACGGAGATATTGCAGAAGCTTTAACCTT GAGGGTGTGCATTCCAAATCAACAAGGGATCAAATGCTTAATGTTGTGCAACAGCACTTTGCTTCACAG CAACCACTGGATGAGGTGCAAGTGATTGAAGAATTCATTAAAgctaaaaagagaaagaaactaGCTGACAGACCAACGGAGTGA
- the LOC110606923 gene encoding mitochondrial import inner membrane translocase subunit TIM14-3 — MATPLITGMAIAAAAYAGRYGIQAWQAFKARPPTARMRRFYEGGFQPVMTRREAALILGIRESTPSDKVREAHRRVMVANHPDAGGSHYLASKINEAKDILLGKAKGSGSAF; from the exons ATG GCTACACCATTGATAACAGGGATGGCAATAGCTGCTGCTGCTTACGCGGGCAGATATGGCATCCAGGCTTGGCAGGCATTCAAGGCAAGACCTCCAACTGCTAGGATGCGCAGATTCTATGAGGGTGGTTTTCAACCTGTCATGACGAGGAGAGAAGCAGCTCTAATACTTGGAATTAG AGAAAGTACTCCATCAGACAAGGTTAGGGAAGCTCATCGGAGGGTGATGGTTGCAAACCATCCAGATGCAGGTGGCAGCCATTACCTTGCTTCTAAAATAAATGAAGCAAAAGATATCTTGCTTGGAAAAGCAAAGGGCAGTGGCTCTGCATTTTAA